A stretch of the Aegilops tauschii subsp. strangulata cultivar AL8/78 chromosome 4, Aet v6.0, whole genome shotgun sequence genome encodes the following:
- the LOC109768545 gene encoding E3 ubiquitin-protein ligase BIG BROTHER, protein MNGSRQMELHYINTGYPYTITESFMDFFEGLTYAQADFALADAFQDQANPYWTMMQTNSYKYGYSGAGNYYSYGHVYDMNDYVHRADSGRRIWDNPMPVNSTDSPNIVLQGAEAPHANASSTTEERIQQPVHQNSSSPQVVWQDSIDPDNMTYEELLDLGEAVGTQSRGLSQESISALPVTKFKCGLFSRKKKRRERCVICQMEYRRGDLQMALPCKHVYHASCVTKWLTINKVCPVCFAEVPGEEPKRQ, encoded by the exons ATGAACGGGAGTCGACAGATGGAACTCCACTACATAAACACTGGATATCCATACACCATCACCGAGAGCTTCATGGATTTTTTTGAAGGCCTCACATATGCTCAAGCTGATTTTGCTCTTGCCGATGCCTTCCAGGATCAG GCTAATCCATACTGGACGATGATGCAGACAAACTCGTATAAATATGGATATTCTGGTGCAGGAAATTACTATAGCTATGGACATGTGTATGACATGAATGACTACGTGCATAGAGCAGATAGTGGACGCAGAATTTGGGATAACCCCATGCCTGTAAACAGTACCGACTCCCCCAACATAGTCCTGCAGGGTGCTGAAGCTCCTCATGCAAATGCAAGTTCTACTACCGAGGAAC GCATCCAACAACCTGTGCACCAAAATTCAAGCAGTCCTCAG GTTGTTTGGCAAGACAGCATTGATCCTGACAACATGACATATGAG GAATTGTTGGATTTGGGCGAGGCAGTTGGAACCCAAAGTCGGGGTCTCTCCCAAGAAAGCATTTCAGCACTTCCAGTCACCAAATTCAAGTGTGGTTTATTTTCAAGGAAGAAAAAACGCCGTGAAAG GTGTGTGATCTGTCAAATGGAGTATCGGAGAGGGGATCTGCAGATGGCGCTCCCCTGCAAGCATGTGTACCATGCCAGCTGCGTGACAAAATGGCTTACCATCAACAAG GTATGCCCTGTCTGCTTTGCTGAAGTTCCCGGTGAGGAGCCCAAGAGGCAATGA
- the LOC109768544 gene encoding gamma-interferon-responsive lysosomal thiol protein isoform X2 yields MAGSRRALRFVLLLPAILGALLPPAAAGPPKVSLALYYESLCPYCSRFIVTRLAGIFDSGLIHAVDLLLVPYGNAHVHGANNTISCQHGPDECLLNNVEACAIDAWPDLNVHFGFINCVEDLVMNRKREEWESCFQKQGLDPKPVMECYNSDQGHKLSLKYGKQTDALVPPHKYVPWVVVDGQPLYEDYENFEAYVCKAYKGHPPKICQGLGRDYPIVQQVVEAGNGVTYNSGDFELDEGGDDKIKMVQGDDN; encoded by the exons ATGGCCGGTTCCCGTCGCGCCCTCCGCTTCGTCCTGCTCCTGCCGGCCATCCTCGGCGCCCTCctgccgccggccgccgcgggGCCGCCCAAGGTGTCCCTGGCGCTCTACTACGAGTCGCTCTGCCCCTACTGCTCGCGCTTCATCGTCACCCGCCTCGCCGGGATCTTCGACAGCGGCCTCATCCACGCCGTCGACCTCCTGCTCGTCCCCTACGGCAACGCCCACGTCCACGGCgccaacaacaccatctcctgccag CATGGCCCCGATGAATGCCTTCTGAACAACGTGGAGGCTTGTGCCATCGACGCCTGGCCAGATTTG AATGTGCATTTCGGTTTCATCAACTGCGTGGAGGACCTGGTGATGAACCGCAAGCGCGAGGAATGGGAGTCGTGCTTCCAGAAACAGGGGCTTGACCCCAAGCCTGTCATGGAGTGCTACAACAGTGATCAAGGCCACAAG CTTTCGCTCAAGTATGGGAAACAGACTGATGCGCTTGTGCCCCCGCACAAGTACGTTCCATGGGTGGTGGTTGATGGCCAGCCGCTGTACGAG GACTACGAGAACTTCGAAGCTTACGTCTGCAAGGCGTACAAGGGCCATCCTCCCAAGATTTGCCAAGGGCTGGGCCGTGACTACCCAATCGTACAACAGGTGGTGGAGGCTGGCAACGGTGTCACCTACAACTCCGGCGATTTCGAGCTGGATGAAGGGGGCGACGACAAGATTAAGATGGTGCAGGGTGATGACAATTGA
- the LOC109768544 gene encoding gamma-interferon-responsive lysosomal thiol protein isoform X1 has translation MTTRPHRFLLLPVLLLLLSTSSASANGGVVTAGSGKVSMALYYESLCPFSAHFVVNSLTRVFKDGLLDAADLTLVPYGNAKVDAHGAITCQHGPDECLLNNVEACAIDAWPDLNVHFGFINCVEDLVMNRKREEWESCFQKQGLDPKPVMECYNSDQGHKLSLKYGKQTDALVPPHKYVPWVVVDGQPLYEDYENFEAYVCKAYKGHPPKICQGLGRDYPIVQQVVEAGNGVTYNSGDFELDEGGDDKIKMVQGDDN, from the exons ATGACCACCCGCCCCCACCGTTTCCTCCTCCTCCCCGTGCTACTCCTGCTGCTCAGCACCTCCTCTGCGAGCGCCAATGGTGGCGTCGTCACGGCGGGGAGCGGGAAGGTGAGCATGGCGCTCTACTATGAGTCGCTGTGCCCCTTCTCAGCGCACTTCGTGGTGAACAGCCTCACCAGAGTCTTTAAGGATGGACTCCTTGATGCCGCGGACCTCACCCTCGTCCCCTACGGCAATGCCAAGGTGGACGCGCATGGTGCCATCACCTGTCAG CATGGCCCCGATGAATGCCTTCTGAACAACGTGGAGGCTTGTGCCATCGACGCCTGGCCAGATTTG AATGTGCATTTCGGTTTCATCAACTGCGTGGAGGACCTGGTGATGAACCGCAAGCGCGAGGAATGGGAGTCGTGCTTCCAGAAACAGGGGCTTGACCCCAAGCCTGTCATGGAGTGCTACAACAGTGATCAAGGCCACAAG CTTTCGCTCAAGTATGGGAAACAGACTGATGCGCTTGTGCCCCCGCACAAGTACGTTCCATGGGTGGTGGTTGATGGCCAGCCGCTGTACGAG GACTACGAGAACTTCGAAGCTTACGTCTGCAAGGCGTACAAGGGCCATCCTCCCAAGATTTGCCAAGGGCTGGGCCGTGACTACCCAATCGTACAACAGGTGGTGGAGGCTGGCAACGGTGTCACCTACAACTCCGGCGATTTCGAGCTGGATGAAGGGGGCGACGACAAGATTAAGATGGTGCAGGGTGATGACAATTGA